The proteins below come from a single Odontesthes bonariensis isolate fOdoBon6 chromosome 18, fOdoBon6.hap1, whole genome shotgun sequence genomic window:
- the LOC142367999 gene encoding CD209 antigen-like protein A isoform X2: protein MSAEIEAATDLKVKYSRRLHKDGRDEEQSEVEMLDDGEQHSDLGVQKSEKHNQKNLQAGKRCHFRVFQSSLGVLYLLILAGFILRSTLKINRLQAELSVMRVNSSQLQDEVKTLKDKIKGNWCPDGWTRFGLSCYFKFTEWKTWSDSRKLCQKRGADLVIINSKEEQEFVHKLNGNGESWIGLQVSGGEWKWVDGSPLTEHPSINPSIIYRFSGGQVAGAAA, encoded by the exons ATGTCTGCAGAAATTGAAGCTGCAACAGATCTGAAAGTGAAATATAGCAGAAGGCTCCATAAAGATGGAAGAGATGAAGAGCAAAGCGAGGTGGAGATGTTAGATGATGGAGAGCAGCACTCTGATCTTGGCGTACAGAAATCTG AAAAACACAACCAGAAGAACCTTCAGGCAGGGAAGAGATGCCATTTTAGAGTTTTCCAATCATCCCTGGGAGTGCTGTATCTTCTGATTCTGGCTGGATTCATTTTACGCT CAACCTTGAAGATCAATCGGCTGCAGGCTGAACTTTCAG TCATGAGAGTCAACAGCAGCCAGCTACAGGATGAAGTAAAGACGCTGAAGGACAAGATTAAAG GGAATTGGTGTCCTGATGGATGGACGAGATTTGGATTAAGTTGTTATTTTAAATTCACTGAGTGGAAAACCTGGTCAGACAGTAGGAAACTCTGTCAGAAAAGAGGAGCTGATCTGGTGATCATAAACAGCAAAGAGGAACAG GAATTTGTCCATAAACTGAACGGGAATGGAGAGTCCTGGATTGGCCTTCAGGTCTCAGGAGGTGAATGGAAATGGGTGGATGGATCCCCGCTGACAGAACA tccatccatcaatccatccattatctaccgCTTTTCCGGGGGTCaagtcgcgggggcagcagcttga